The DNA region GGATCACGTCCGGCATGTCCAGCTCATCGAGGGCGTCGAGGGCCTCGAGACGAGTCTCGAGCATCCACTCGGGTTCCTCGAGGTCCCCCGAAATTTGGCGTACCTGTTCCGGCGTCAGATTGGCGTGTACCTGCGTGCTCATGTTATCCGAGGCTTCCCTCCATCTCGAGTTCGATGAGGCGGTTGAGTTCGACCGCGTACTCGATCGGCAGTTCCTCCGTGATGGGTTCGATGAACCCGGCGACGATCATCTTCTTGGCGTCGTCGTCGTCCAGGCCGCGGCTCTGGAGGTAGAAGATGTCCTCGTCGCCGATCTTTCCGACGGTAGCCTCGTGAGCGACGTCGACCTTCGACTCCTCGATTTCCATGTACGGCATGGTGTCGGAGGTCGACTCGTTGTCGAACATCAGCGCGTCGCACTCGACGGCGGTCGAGGAATTCTCGGCGCCGTCGGCGATGTGGACGAGTCCACGGTAGTTGGTGCGGCCGCCGTCCTTCGAGATGGACTTCGACTCGATCGTCGACTTCGTGTTCGGTGCGTTGTGGTAGACCTTCGCACCGGTGTCGATGTTCTGGCCCTCGCCCGCGAACGCGATGGTGATGTGGGTGTCCGTCGCGCCGCGACCCTTGAGGATCGAACACGGGTAGAGCATCGTGGCCTTCGAGCCCATCGAGCCCGAAACCCACTCCATCGTCCCGTCGGCCTCGACGATGGCCCGCTTCGTGTTGAGGTTGTAGGTGTTCTTCGACCAGTTCTGCACGGTGGAATACTGGACGTGTGCGCCCTCCTTGACGAAGACCTCGACGCCCCCGCTGTGGAGGTTGTGCTTCCCGTACTTCGGGGCCGAACAGCCCTCGATGTAGTGGACCTCCGAACCGGGTTCGGCGACGATGAGCGTGTGCTCGAACTGGCCCATGCCCTCCGAATTCATCCGGAAGTACGCCTGGACCGGCATCTCGACCGTGATGTCCTCGGGGACGTAGACGAACGAGCCGCCAGACCAGACCGCGCCGTGGAGCGCGGCGAACTTGTTGTCACTCGGGGGGACGCAGGTCGTCATGAAGTGTTCCTTGACGATCTCGGGGTGCTCCTTGACCGCCTGGTCCATGTTCATGAAGATGACGCCCTTCTCCTCCCACTGTTCTTGCATGTTCTGGTAGACGACCTCGGACTCGTACTGTGCGCCGACGCCCGAGAGCGCCTTCCGCTCGGCCTCCGGAATGCCGAGCTGCTCGAACGTGTCCTTGATGTCGTCGGGGAGTTCGTCCCAGTCGTCGACGCCTTCGCGCTTGTCGACGTCCGGGCGAATGTAGGGGACGATTTCTTCGATGTCGAGCTCGGTCAGGTCCGGCTGTCCGGGCCAGTCCGTCGGGAGCGGCATCGCGTGGTACTGTCGAAGCGCGCGCAGGCGGCGCTCGCGCATCCAGTCGGGTTCGTCTTTGTCGTCGCTGATGAGGTTGACGACTTCTTCGGTCAACCCCTTCCCCGATTTGACGGCCGAGCGCTCTTCTTTCTTGAACTCGAACCTGGCTTCGGTGTCGGTGTCTTTGAGGTGGTCTTGTTCTGAACTCATGATTGGTGTATGTAGTTGGTTGCGGCCCTGGCGTTATGACGGTTCGCCTAGGCAGATTCGGTTACGCGGTCTCGTAGACCTCCTCGCGCACCCAGTCGTACCCCTTGTCCTCGAGTTGCTCGGCGAGGCTGGCGTCCCCGCTCTTGACGACCTGGCCGTCGAGCATGATGTGGACTCGGTCGGGTTTGACGTAGTCGAGGATGCGCTGGTAGTGCGTGATCTGGAGGATGCCCGTGCCCTGGTCGTCGCGCAGGGAGTTGATCCCGTTGGAGACGTCCTGGAGGCGGTCGATGTCGAGTCCGGAGTCGATCTCGTCGAGGACGGCGATTGAGGGCTCGAGAATCGCGGCCTGGAGTACTTCGTTCTGCTTTTTCTCCCCGCCGGAGAAGCCGGCGTTGAGGTAGCGGTGGGCGAACTTCTCGTCCATGTCGAGCTGTTCCATCTTCTCCCGGAGGAGGTCCTGGAACTCGGAGACGCCGATCTCGCCGTCGTCGGCGGGGCCTTCCATGGGCGACGTGGTGGGTGTGTCGTCTTCGTCCTCGTCGTCGCTCTCGCCTTCTTCGAACAGCTCTTCGCGCTCGTCGATCTTCGCGTTGAGTGCCGTCCGCAGGAAGTTCGTCATCGTGACGCCCTCGATCTCGGCCGGGTACTGGAAGCCGAGGAAGACGCCCAGTGCCGCGCGCTCGTTGGGCTCAAGTTCGAGCAGGTTCCACGTTCGCTTGTCCTCGGGGATGTCGATCTCGTCACCGAACTCGCCCTCCTCAAGGTGGAGCAGGACCTCGCCCTCGGTGACCTCGTAGGCCGGGTGGCCGGCGACGATCTTCGAGGTCGTCGACTTCCCGGAGCCGTTGGGGCCCATCAGAGCGTGGATCTCGCCCGAGTTGACCTCGAGGTCGACGCCGCGCAGGATCTGTTCGTCGCCCTCAGCTACTTTCGCGTGCAGATTTTTGAGTTCTAGGCGTGCCATATGATCGGATACCTCTGTCGTCTCGAGAGTGGGGCGTGAGCCTGATAATGGTTTCGTATCTGAGTGGATGATGTGCCGATTTGAGAAGATAATTTCCTGAAAGAGAAAGGACTGGCAGGGGGCGAGAACGTCCGTATCCGTTCTGGAACGCGGGGCCCGACGCTGTATTAGCCGAGCACGGTAAGTACACCGTCGTTCGCATAACTGGTAACCGAACGGGCTAGCATATTCGTCGCACCCGCACGGCGTGTCCTGACCCCGGTCTCGTTCGAGACGATGATGCCCCCGGAACCTACATGAACGAATCGAGACCCGTCTGAGTCTGTCCCGACTTGACCTCCTCCCAGGACATGTCGAGTGCCTCGAGGATCCGTTCGATCGGTCCCTTGAGCGTCTTCTCGAGCATCTTGTCGTAGTCGACTGCGAACGCCTCGGGCACCTGGTCGTCGTACTCGAAACAGATCACGTCGGGGTCGCGCTTGAACGCGCCGTAGACGGGGTCGGTGTGAGGATCCAGTCCCTGCTCGTCTTCGACGCGTCGGAAGAAGGCGGGGTCGACCCGCTCGAGGTACAACCGCTTGGGCTTGCTCCCGCGGTCGAAGTTCGTCCCCAGCAGGAGGTTCGCGTACTTCGCCCCGCGGACGTGGGCGGTGTCGGTGTCGTAGTTGTCCAGGCGCTTGCCGATCCCGCCCGGGATGGCAATCTCCTCGAGGCTGACGGTCCCCTCCTCGAAGTCGGCGATGATCTCGGCGACGTACTCCTCGACGCCCTCGATATCACCGTCGCGGACGATCATCTCGATCACCCGGTGTTGCACTTCTTTGGTGATCGGCGCGATGTCCGATCGCTTGTACTCGAAGCCGGTGATGTCGATGTCGTCGACGTCCTTGCCCTCCTTCCAGACGATGTGGCCGGCGTAGCGCTTCTTGGTTCCGGCCTGGAAGAACCGCCGGTACAGTTTCTCGAACTCGATCTGGAAGCGGTGCTCGTCGGCGTTGAGTTCTTCGCGCGCGAAGTCGTCGTAGCGGCCGTTGACGTACTCCTCGATTTCGAACGACTGCTCGATGGCTTCTTCCTTGGTGACCTCGGGACCGAGCTCGAGCATGACACTGTCGGTGTCACCATAAGAGACCTGATAATCCAGTTCGTTTGCGGCAGTTTCCGTGAATTCGATGACTTCGCGCCCAGTGGCCGTGATCGCGGATGCTGCTTCTTTGTCATATAGACGGAAGCGTTCCCATCCCGACACGCCATAGAGCGAATTCATAATGACCTTAACAGCCCCCTGCTGCCGGTCGTACTGCTCGTACTCGAGGCTGCCCGGTTCGTGCTCGTTCCGGAGCGACTTCTTCTCCTCGCGCTCGGCCAGCAACTCGGTGATCATCTCGCGCATGACGCCGTCGGGTTCCTGGCGGAAGTGGGTCGGTTCGGGCGTCGTGGGCGCGACGAACGTCTCACCGTCGTACTCGTCGGGATCGACCCGCGTCTCGGGAGAGGCGTTGATCGTCGTCATGCACATCGGGTACAGGCTCTTGAGGTCGAGCACGGTCACGTTCTCCTTGACGCCCGTGATCGGCTCGAAGACGGCCCCGCCCTCGTACTCCTCGCCCGCCTCTTGCTGCCCTTTCGAGGGGAGGGCAAATCGCCCGTGAGCCTCGTGGAGGACGTACATGTCTACAGTATCGCCGGGGGTGGGTGCGTCCTCGAGCTTGCAGCCGACGAACGTACGCACCTCGTCCCAGAAGGCGACGATTTCCTGCTGGCGGTCGAGTTCGACGCAGAGTTCCACGTCACGGAGGTTGTACTCGAGCAGACGGGTGGGGTCATCCTCCCAGAGGTCGCCGATCGACCCGGCATAGCGCTCCTTACCCACACCCAATTCGGCCTCGCCCACCGCGTCGAGACGGTAGGAGTCCAGTTCCGAGAAGACCATCCGCTGGTAGCCATAGAGCAGGTCAAAGACGATTCGACCCTTGATGTCCGGGCCACCCCAGTTGCTCCGCCAGACCTCGCCGATTCGCGAGAGTCGGTCTGGATCCAGGTCGAAGTCGTGGTGGGGACCCTCGAGCACCTCGAGGCGGTCGAGGAAGTACGGCGCGTCGAAGTCGTCGAAGTTCCATCCGGTCAAAACGTCGGGATCGGTCTCGTCGATGTAGTCGAGAAACGCCTCGAGCATCGCCTCCTCGTCCTCGAACGTACGGACCTCGTGGTCGATGTCGCCTTCGATTGGGTCGTAGTTCTCGAGGGCCGTCGGCGGCTCACCGTCACCGTCGTCGGCTTCGAAGATCCACAGGATGTACTCGTTGCGGTAGGAATCGTGGCTGGCCAGACAGATGATCGGTTCCTCGCCGTCCTCGGGGAAGCCGTTCCGGTCGTCGACCTCGATGTCGAACGTCTGGACGCGCTGGTCGGCGTCGACCTCGCAGGCCTCGAGTTCGTCGTGGGGTACGACGAGGCTCCCGTCGTCCGCTCGTCGTTCGGGCAGGCGAATCCCGCTGCGGATGTCCTTGTCGATCAGCAACCGGTTTGGGAATAGGATGTCCGCTTCGTAGTGCTCGAATTCGTCGCGCATCTGGCCGACGTCGCGGGGCGTTTGCCCAAAGATCTTGGTCAATTGCTCACCGCGGATACTCTCGTATGGTTCCCCGTCGTCTCCCGCCTCTTCCCAGCCGGTGATCCGGTTGTGGCGCTCGAGGGCGTCCTCCTCGAGCGTCTCGGTCGGCGCGTAGAAGTACGGCCGAAAGCCGAGCACCTTGACGTGCTCGAGGTCGTTTTCGCGCGTGCGTCCGAAGACGTGCACGATCGGGAACTCGTCGTCGCCGTAGCCCGACACGGTGTAGTCGACCTGCATTACGGCGAGTTCGAGCGTCCCGTCGGGTTCCGGGAGCGTCTCCGCTTGCACGTCGATCACCTCGCTGCCGAGCGCGCCGCCGTTGCCGGCGACGTGTACGGCTTCCTCGTCGGGGCGTTCATCGGCCTCGTCGTCCGACGCCGAGAACGCATCCAGCCCTGCCTGGCCCGCGTCAGTCATGGTCTCGGCTTTGGCAGTCACCGGATAAAAACCCACGCGAATCGGTTTTCGGGCTCTAACTCACGTCGCCTGCTCACAATCCGGACGTGGTAGTGTTCTGACAGGGGGCAACAAGACATTTAACGTGGTAACACATAGCACATAACGAGGTACATGCCGTGTCTATCCATATGAACGACGATACGACGGACGGTGGCGAACCGCGTGGCGAACCAGCAGGCACCGCCACGATCGAGTGCTACGAAACCGACGACGGAACCGTCTTTTACGACGCCGAAAATCCCCTCGCCTGGATGGAGACGACCCAGACGTTCTCGCTCGAGGAAGTCGCCTGATCTGGCGGCCTCGATTCCCCAGGTGCACGGTCCCGGGGTGCGCGGTGCACACCCCTCGACAACCCAACGCGAACGCTTTTTTGCGGTACTCCCCTGAGAACAGTCGTGGACCTCGAGCCGAGCGACCACGAACCCGAGGAGGTCGACCCCGAGAGCGACCTCTACGATCCGACCACCGACTCGCTGACGATCCCGCAGGTCGAAACTGACGCCAGCGACGCCGACCCGAAACTGGTTACGATGTTCTGGGCGCTCGTACTCGTCGTCAAAGCCTCGATTCTCACGACCTCACTCGGGATTCTGTTGCTCGCGTTCGACGTCATGCCGCAGTTTGGCCTGGCGGCGCTCGCGGCCGGAGTCGTGCTCGCGGGGTTCGCCGTCTACCGGTACCGGACGTTCGATCCGTCGGCCGTTTCGAGCGACGACGACGGTGTTTCAGAAGATTCCGGAGCCGACGCCCACGCCGGAAGACCTTCCGACGAGACAACGACCGAGGGTTCGGCGAACAGCACCGCGGAGGACCAGCCGTGAAACCCGTCCGCGGCGACGACGGCACCCGCTACCTGCTCGTCAAACGCTCGTCGGACTCGAGTCTCGTTCGCGATCCCTCCACCGGCGAGGAGCGCTACGTCGAGAACGACCGGCTCGAAGCCCTCCCCGAGCAATCCGCGCTCGAACTGGCCGCTCGAGCCGTCGACGACGACGTCCGTACCCTCCTCCTGTCGATTCACGACGAGCGAACGCTCGGACTCGTCCTCGAGATCGCCGAACGCGGCCCTCTCGGCGTTCGAGAGATCCTCGGGTATAGCGACTTCTGCGAGAGCGACCTCCACGGCCGACTGACCGTCCTCACGGCGGGCGGCGTCCTAGAGGAGACCGAGGTCGGCGGCGAGCGCGGATACGCCATCAGCGAGTCGGCGAGACGCGGGCTCGACGTGCTCGTCGGGGGAACGGCGGTCGACGGGGAGCGACCGCCGTAGCCGTCAGTCGTCAATTGTAACCGTTAGCCTTCAATCGGACGCCAGCAGCGCCGCCTCTGGGGGTTCGCCCCGCTCGAGGCGCGAGCGATTCGACGTGGCGTCCTTCTCGACGCGCACGAGGTCGTCGGCCGCGCCCACGAGTTCCTCGTCGTGGCTCACGACCACGATCTGTTCGACGCCCAGGTCGCGCATCGACTCGATGAGCGACACGAGTTGAGTGACGTGGCCAGAATCCAGGAACACGGTCGGTTCGTCGAGGATCAGCGGCGGCATCGGGGCCGATCCCTCGACGCCCTCCGCCAGCAGCCGGTAGATCGCACAGCGGAGGCTCAGGTTGAACAGGGCCCGCTCGCCCCCGGACAGTTGTTCGGGCTCGAGTGCCTCTCCATCCTTCTGGTAGACCGTCAGCCGGTAGTCGCCGTCCAGGTCGATTGCGGCGTACGAATCGTTCTGGTAGACCAGGTCGAACGTCTCGTTGAGCAAGCGTTCGAGCGTCTCGACGTTCCGCTGGCGCAGTTCGGCCCGGAGGTCGCCGTAAGTCGCCTGCAGCGTCTCGGCCTCGTCGTACAGCGACCGGAGGTCCGCCACCCGATCCTCGACGCGCTCGAGGTCCGTTCGGAGGTCCTCCAGATCCTCCAGTTCTTGCTCGACCGCGCCGATCGCGTTCTGGATGCCCTCGCGCTTCTCCTCGAGCTCTTGGAGTTTCGGCTCGACCTGCTCGAGGTAGTGCTCCGCGTTGCGTTTCTTCTCGCGCGCGTCCTCGATTCGGCCCTCGTCGAACTCGTCCTCGAGGGCCCGCTTTCGCTCCCGCTTGTCCGAGAGACGGGTCCGGCGCTCCTCGTTGAGTTCGGCCTTGTTCGCCCGTTCCGTGCGGGCCCGCTCGAGGTCGCCCGCGAGCTCCTCGAGCCGGTCGGTCAGCGAAGCCACCGACTCGAGGGTCTCGAGTTCGGCCTTGATCTCGGCGCGCTCGCCGTTGAGGTCGCCCAGCCGTTCGCGGGTTTCGGCCAGCCCCTCCTCGAGGTCGTCCGCCTCGTCGCGCTTATCGGTCGCCGTCTCCCGAAGGTCTTCGACGCGCTCTCCGAGTTCATCGCGCCTCTCGCGCCGTTCCGCGATCGTCTCGCGCTTTTCGTCGAGCAACTGGGCGACGTTCTCGCGGTTCCCCTCGAGCTCTGCGACCTCGCTCTCGACCTCGACCAGCTCCTCGGCGCGCTCGAGTCTGGTTTCGGCGTCTGCCAGGTCGGCTTCGATATCGTCCCGCTCGGCCTCGAGGTCGGCCAGTTCCTCCCGGCGTTCGTCGAGTACGTCGACGTGCGGCGAATCCTCGACG from Natronosalvus rutilus includes:
- a CDS encoding DNA-directed DNA polymerase; translation: MTDAGQAGLDAFSASDDEADERPDEEAVHVAGNGGALGSEVIDVQAETLPEPDGTLELAVMQVDYTVSGYGDDEFPIVHVFGRTRENDLEHVKVLGFRPYFYAPTETLEEDALERHNRITGWEEAGDDGEPYESIRGEQLTKIFGQTPRDVGQMRDEFEHYEADILFPNRLLIDKDIRSGIRLPERRADDGSLVVPHDELEACEVDADQRVQTFDIEVDDRNGFPEDGEEPIICLASHDSYRNEYILWIFEADDGDGEPPTALENYDPIEGDIDHEVRTFEDEEAMLEAFLDYIDETDPDVLTGWNFDDFDAPYFLDRLEVLEGPHHDFDLDPDRLSRIGEVWRSNWGGPDIKGRIVFDLLYGYQRMVFSELDSYRLDAVGEAELGVGKERYAGSIGDLWEDDPTRLLEYNLRDVELCVELDRQQEIVAFWDEVRTFVGCKLEDAPTPGDTVDMYVLHEAHGRFALPSKGQQEAGEEYEGGAVFEPITGVKENVTVLDLKSLYPMCMTTINASPETRVDPDEYDGETFVAPTTPEPTHFRQEPDGVMREMITELLAEREEKKSLRNEHEPGSLEYEQYDRQQGAVKVIMNSLYGVSGWERFRLYDKEAASAITATGREVIEFTETAANELDYQVSYGDTDSVMLELGPEVTKEEAIEQSFEIEEYVNGRYDDFAREELNADEHRFQIEFEKLYRRFFQAGTKKRYAGHIVWKEGKDVDDIDITGFEYKRSDIAPITKEVQHRVIEMIVRDGDIEGVEEYVAEIIADFEEGTVSLEEIAIPGGIGKRLDNYDTDTAHVRGAKYANLLLGTNFDRGSKPKRLYLERVDPAFFRRVEDEQGLDPHTDPVYGAFKRDPDVICFEYDDQVPEAFAVDYDKMLEKTLKGPIERILEALDMSWEEVKSGQTQTGLDSFM
- a CDS encoding ABC transporter ATP-binding protein, with amino-acid sequence MARLELKNLHAKVAEGDEQILRGVDLEVNSGEIHALMGPNGSGKSTTSKIVAGHPAYEVTEGEVLLHLEEGEFGDEIDIPEDKRTWNLLELEPNERAALGVFLGFQYPAEIEGVTMTNFLRTALNAKIDEREELFEEGESDDEDEDDTPTTSPMEGPADDGEIGVSEFQDLLREKMEQLDMDEKFAHRYLNAGFSGGEKKQNEVLQAAILEPSIAVLDEIDSGLDIDRLQDVSNGINSLRDDQGTGILQITHYQRILDYVKPDRVHIMLDGQVVKSGDASLAEQLEDKGYDWVREEVYETA
- a CDS encoding DUF7322 domain-containing protein; translation: MDLEPSDHEPEEVDPESDLYDPTTDSLTIPQVETDASDADPKLVTMFWALVLVVKASILTTSLGILLLAFDVMPQFGLAALAAGVVLAGFAVYRYRTFDPSAVSSDDDGVSEDSGADAHAGRPSDETTTEGSANSTAEDQP
- a CDS encoding DUF7331 family protein, whose translation is MNDDTTDGGEPRGEPAGTATIECYETDDGTVFYDAENPLAWMETTQTFSLEEVA
- the sufB gene encoding Fe-S cluster assembly protein SufB gives rise to the protein MSSEQDHLKDTDTEARFEFKKEERSAVKSGKGLTEEVVNLISDDKDEPDWMRERRLRALRQYHAMPLPTDWPGQPDLTELDIEEIVPYIRPDVDKREGVDDWDELPDDIKDTFEQLGIPEAERKALSGVGAQYESEVVYQNMQEQWEEKGVIFMNMDQAVKEHPEIVKEHFMTTCVPPSDNKFAALHGAVWSGGSFVYVPEDITVEMPVQAYFRMNSEGMGQFEHTLIVAEPGSEVHYIEGCSAPKYGKHNLHSGGVEVFVKEGAHVQYSTVQNWSKNTYNLNTKRAIVEADGTMEWVSGSMGSKATMLYPCSILKGRGATDTHITIAFAGEGQNIDTGAKVYHNAPNTKSTIESKSISKDGGRTNYRGLVHIADGAENSSTAVECDALMFDNESTSDTMPYMEIEESKVDVAHEATVGKIGDEDIFYLQSRGLDDDDAKKMIVAGFIEPITEELPIEYAVELNRLIELEMEGSLG
- a CDS encoding DUF7346 family protein, whose product is MKPVRGDDGTRYLLVKRSSDSSLVRDPSTGEERYVENDRLEALPEQSALELAARAVDDDVRTLLLSIHDERTLGLVLEIAERGPLGVREILGYSDFCESDLHGRLTVLTAGGVLEETEVGGERGYAISESARRGLDVLVGGTAVDGERPP